The DNA segment TCGGGCGAGTCCGGCGGAACCGTGCCGCGACCCATGCCGTTCGTGTAGGTGGGCATGTGCGTGTCGGAAATGAACTGATTCATCGCCTCGGACGCGTACGACCACTTCACGCTCGTCCCGGCCATCAGCATCGGCCGCTCGGCCTGTGCGAGGAGCTCGACCGCCTTCGTGACCTCGTCCTTGTCGGGGGAGAGACGCGGCGGGTTCGTCCGGATTTTCGGGATCGTGACCTCTTCCTCGACGCCCCCCATGAAGATGTCCATCGGGATCTCGAGGTAGGCCGGGCCGGGGATGCCGGAGACGGCGTGGCGGATGGCGAGCTCGATGTATTCCGGGATCCGCTTCGATTCGTAGACCGCGTCGCAGTACTTCGTGATCGGGCGGACGACGCCGAGGTGGTCCATCTCCTGGAGCGAGCCCCGGCGGAGGTTCTCGAAGGGCCCCTGACCGCCGAAGACCAGGATCGGAGAGTTGGCGCGCCAGGCGTTCGCGATTCCCGTCACGCCGTCGGTCACGCCGGGGCCGGCCGTGATCGCCGCGACGCCGATCGACCCGGGATTGCAGCGCGCCCAGGAGTCGGCGGCGTGGACTGCGGCCTGCTCGTGCCGCACGTCGACGATCTTGATCCCCTCGTCGATGCAGCCGTCGTAGAGGGGCATGATGTGTCCCCCGGAAAGAGTGAAGACGACTTCGACGCCGGCCTCCTTGAGCGCCTTGGCCGCGAGCTTTCCGCCGTGAAGGGACATGTTGGGACTCCGACTCGGCCGGGCTTCGTCCACGGAAGCATGGAGAGGACGAGCGCCGAGCGATTGGGAACGGGTTGCGGGGCGAACGGCCCGCTGCACCCTCGCAGATGGCCGGATCCGCACGATATCACCGGGCCCGAGGCCGGGCCAAGCGAGTGCCGGCGTCCACCGACCGTGAAACGCAGGACTCCGGGTTTCGCAATCGGTCGCAGGAACCGCGACCCGCGAGCGTGTCACGCGAGCGGGACCCGAACCAAAAGGGCCGGTGGATGCTTCCGCATCCACCGGCCCTTCGATTCGCAGGCGGCGATCCACGCCGCGCCGGCGTTCCCTAGCGAACGACGAACTGCGCGCGGCGGTTCAGCTGCCACGCGGTCTCGCCGGTGCCGTTCACGGCCGGGCGGGCCTCGCCGTAGCTCACGACGCTCATCTGGCCGTTCGGAACGCCCAGGTTGTAGAGGTAGGAGCGGACCGCATTCGCGCGGCGCTCGCCGAGGGCGACGTTGTACTCCTCGGATCCACGCTCGTCGCAGTGGCCCTCGATCGTGACCGAGGCGCCGGACTCGCGAAGCGCGTCCGCCGCGCCCTCGAGGACGTCCGCGAACTCGGGCTTGATCGTCGATTCGTCGAGATCGAAGTAGACCGGCGAGATCGAGATGTTCGCCGCGGAGATCGTCGTGTCCTGGACGGGGGCCGGCGGAGGCGGCGCGGGCGCCTCCGTGAACTCGCTGGTGTCCGGCTCTTCCTCGACCGGCGCGTCGTCGGTCGCGCAGGCGCCCACGAAGGCAACCATGGCCAGGCAGAGGAAGGGGATCAGCCGCTTCTGGGTCGAGGTGGAAATTCGCATCATGACTCGGTCGTTGCCTCCGCGACGAACATCCGCCGACGCCATGCGTCCTAACCGGGGGCGGCTCATCGCTCTTCTATATGCATGTTTGGTCTTCGAGGGCTGGCCTCGAAGCCCGCCAAACGGCAGCGGGGGGTCCAGGTCCGGAGCAGCCGCGACTCCCTCGAGCGACATCGAAGACGCTCCGGGAACCGCGCTGGTTCCGCCGATTCGGATCACACGGGCGTCCGAACCGAAGGAGATAATGGGGATTCCCGCGGGCCCGTGCAAGCTTCCGAGTGAGACCCGGCGACCGGCAAACGACCTGCTCGACTCGACTTCCGTGTGACCCCCGACACGAAGGCGTCGCGCCTACCAATCGCTCCGGGCGAGCGCTTCCCGGACCGCCTCGGGGTCCAGCCAGAAATGGAAATCTTCGCGCACGTCCACGAAACGGATCGTGCCGCCCGCGTCCAGCAGGAGCGTGGTGGGGTGGGGGACCCCCTGCTCGATGGCCTCCGGCTCCTGTTTGAGGATCCCGAGTGTGCTGATCAACTCACTTCTGGGATCGGCGAGGAAGAGGATCCGGTTCGCCAGACCGAGCTCGTCGATGAAGAGCCGGCTGCGTTCGTTGATCTGCGACTCCGCCATGACCCACACGATCCTCAGGTCCGGCGTCTCCTCGAATGCCTTCCGCAGCTCGACGAGCCGCGCCTTCGTGAAGG comes from the bacterium genome and includes:
- a CDS encoding peroxiredoxin family protein, whose amino-acid sequence is MAESQINERSRLFIDELGLANRILFLADPRSELISTLGILKQEPEAIEQGVPHPTTLLLDAGGTIRFVDVREDFHFWLDPEAVREALARSDW
- the pal gene encoding peptidoglycan-associated lipoprotein Pal, with amino-acid sequence MMRISTSTQKRLIPFLCLAMVAFVGACATDDAPVEEEPDTSEFTEAPAPPPPAPVQDTTISAANISISPVYFDLDESTIKPEFADVLEGAADALRESGASVTIEGHCDERGSEEYNVALGERRANAVRSYLYNLGVPNGQMSVVSYGEARPAVNGTGETAWQLNRRAQFVVR